Proteins from a genomic interval of Schistocerca piceifrons isolate TAMUIC-IGC-003096 chromosome 3, iqSchPice1.1, whole genome shotgun sequence:
- the LOC124787879 gene encoding activating transcription factor of chaperone isoform X2: protein MAAAFFEPFNNWLEEKTDLPILEDLPVEQPRDTFYGVRAPLHEAVKQQSLVADASHISKEVLQPSLSAPVSQTETLLQEFESAFREVELNNGTLTPPQSPTIANSVTHYSPTDSVVSNDAFLISEPHILPIHATAVPVNVTAVGPFIEVISEKKDTFFTNLEQMVPSTPAPDIAKELADVDELVRSRAEDMEVSSNAWQDVNCRFTSDSKDGYEPHVLPLSPSTSSNSSFESSEESADDPEWVPAAEQLSSPGPQKSSGRKRGSSSKPYARPGVEEKKLRKKEQNKNAATRYRQKKKAEIEEILSEERALEQKNSELTQKITDLSREIKYLKGLMRDVFRAKGLIK from the exons ATGGCTGCTGCATTCTTTG AACCTTTCAACAATTGGTTGGAGGAGAAGACTGATCTACCTATTCTGGAAGATTTACCAGTGGAGCAACCTCGTGATACTTTCTATGGTGTCAGAGCCCCACTACATGAGGCTGTGAAACAACAGTCACTGGTGGCCGATGCCTCTCACATTTCCAAGGAGGTGCTTCAACCATCACTGTCTGCCCCTGTCTCTCAGACAGAGACACTGCTTCAAGAATTTGAGTCTGCATTTAGAGAAGTTGAACTAAACAATGGAACCCTCACACCACCTCAGAGTCCCACAATTGCAAATTCTGTTACTCATTACTCACCAACAGATAGTGTTGTATCTAACGATGCCTTTCTCATTTCGGAGCCACACATTCTCCCCATCCATGCCACTGCAGTTCCAGTAAATGTTACTGCCGTTGGCCCATTCATAGAAGTAATTTCTGAAAAGAAAGATACATTTTTCACCAACCTCGAACAGATGGTCCCTTCTACTCCTGCGCCAGATATTGCAAAAGAATTAGCCGACGTAGATGAGCTGGTACGATCTCGAGCAGAAGACATGGAAGTTAGCAGTAATGCGTGGCAAGACGTTAACTGCAGGTTCACAAGTGATTCTAAAGATGGATACGAGCCTCATGTGTTACCACTGAGCCCTAGTACAAGTTCCAACAGCAGTTTTGAAAGCAGTGAAGAAAGTGCTGATGACCCTGAGTGGGTTCCAGCAGCAGAACAGCTGTCTTCACCTGGGCCACAGAAATCATCAGGAAGGAAGAGAGGTTCTTCATCTAAACCTTATGCTCGTCCAGGGGTGGAAGAAAAGAAATTACGtaaaaaggaacaaaacaaaaatgctgcTACCCGCTACCGTCAGAAGAAGAaggcagaaattgaagaaatcttgTCAGAAGAGAGAGCCCTGGAACAGAAGAATTCTGAACTTACACAGAAAATAACTGATCTGTCACGTGAAATAAAGTACCTGAAGGGGCTCATGAGGGACGTGTTTCGAGCAAAAGGACTGATAAAGTAA